AAAGGTCATGTTTCAAAAGCAAACACGACTCCTAAGCGCTTCATTAGAGAATTCAAAGATGTTGAGCTAGGAGAATATAAAGTAGGACAAGAAATTAAGGTAGATGTTTTCCAAGCTGGCGACATCGTTGATATTACAGGAACTACAAAAGGTAAAGGATTCCAAGGCGTAATAAAACGTCATGGACAAAGCCGTGGGCCAATGGCACATGGATCTCGTTACCATCGTCGTCCTGGGTCAATGGGTCCAGTTGCACCAAACCGTGTATTTAAAAATAAACATCTTGCTGGCCGTATGGGTGGCAACCGAGTAACAATTCAAAATTTGGAAATTGTTAAGGTAGATGTACAAAGAAACGTAATTTTAATTAAAGGAAATGTTCCTGGAGCTAAAAAATCATTAATTACTATTAAATCAGCTGTTAAAGCAAAATAGTAGAAGGAAGGAGGAACTAAGAAATGCCAAAAATAGCATTATTCAAACAAGACGGAACAAAAAATGGAGAAATGACATTAAATGAAGACATTTTTGGAATTGATCCAAATCAAAATGTTGTTTATGATGCAATTATTATGCAACGTGCTTCATTAAGACAGGGAACACATGCAGTA
The genomic region above belongs to Melissococcus plutonius ATCC 35311 and contains:
- the rplC gene encoding 50S ribosomal protein L3 — translated: MTKGILGKKVGMTQIFTESGELIPVTVVEATPNVVLQLKTMESDGYEAIQVGYQDMREILSNKPAKGHVSKANTTPKRFIREFKDVELGEYKVGQEIKVDVFQAGDIVDITGTTKGKGFQGVIKRHGQSRGPMAHGSRYHRRPGSMGPVAPNRVFKNKHLAGRMGGNRVTIQNLEIVKVDVQRNVILIKGNVPGAKKSLITIKSAVKAK